The following is a genomic window from Hymenobacter gelipurpurascens.
TGGTCGCGCTGGCGGCAGCCCTCTCGCGTGAGGGACAGGTGGCCTAGCTTGTCGGTGGCCAGCACATCTACCCCGCTCAGGTAAAACACAAAGTCAGGCTGATGCTCATCGAGCAGGCGCGGCAGCGTTTCGCGTAGCAACGCCAGGTACGTGGCGTCATCGGTGTGGTCGGGCAGCGGCAGGTCGAGGTCGGAGCGCTCCTTACGGTGCGGGTAGTTGCGGGCGCCGTGCATGCTGAAGGTAAATACGCGCGGCTCGTGCTCGAAGATGGCCGCCGTGCCGTTGCCCTGGTGTACATCCAGATCAATAATCAGTATCCGGCTCACGCCCAACTCGGGGTGGCCTAGCAGGTAGTTGGCAGCAGCGGCCTGGTCGTTGAGCAGGCAGAATCCTTCGCCCCGGTCGCGGAAGGCGTGGTGGGTGCCACCCGCAATGTTTAGGGCTACGCCGTGCAGCAAGGCCCGGCGCGTGCACTCCAGCGTGCCGCCCAATATGGTTACCTCGCGCTCAAAAAGCTGCGTACTCCACGGAAAGCCGGTGGCGCGTTCTTCCTGGCGCGTAAGGCTACCATGGCGCAGTCGTTGGTAGTAATCCGCATCGTGGGTTAGCAGAACCGTGGCGTCGTCGGGCGGCACTGCCCGGAAGAAGGCGCTTTCCGGCACGGTGCCCTCGCGCACCAATTGCTCGGGCAGTAGCTCATACTTGAGCATCGGGAAGCGGTGGTTGGCGGGCAGCGGGTGGGCATAGAGCGGAGCCCAGGCAATTGAAAGCATAGGCTTCGAGAACCGGAGGCATCAGGCAATGTTTCTAGGCCACGTATGCCATAAAAAATCAGGCTCCTTCAAGTTATGAAGGAGCCTGATCGGCATGTATTAATTGCGCTACGCCTGGTTAGTTGCGCGTCATGGCCCGGTTGGTAGCTAGTTCCGTTGCCGGAATGGGCCACACGTACAACGGGTTATCAGGCGCTACGGCACTCACGGTGCCTTTGCCGGGAATTGTGGCATTCAGGCGCATGATATCGATGTTGCGGATACCTTCGCCGAGGAACTCAATCCGACGCTCCAGTAGTACGGCATCAACTGCCTCAGTTGTTGAGGCAAAGGCGGCGTAAGCACCTGCCGGGTTCGAGCGGGTACGCACCGCGTTCAGCAAAGCCAAAGCCCTTGCATCGGTAGGGCCAGCCGTACGGAAGCGGGCTTCTGCCAGGCTCAGCAGCACTTCAGCGTACCGAATTACGGGCGCTTTGTCCGTGTAAGGCGAGCCAGTGGCATACTTCTTCAGGAATGACTCTGAGTTCACAACCGTTACGAAGTTAGTGCGGCGAGCATCCGTAGCGGCCCAGGCCGGGTTCGACAGGATTCCGCCGGCACCTGTGTTCAGGCCGTACTCGCCGTTGCCGATGGGGCCGGGCGAGAAGTAGTAGGCCAGTTGGTTCTGGGTACCAGGCGTGTTCTGCGCTGTGAAGGGGAAGCTCAGGATGCTTTCTGTCGTTTCCTGTGGTGGCGCGAATACGGCTGCGATGGAGGCGTTCAACGAATTCGGAACCCCGGTAGCCGCTGTGAAAGGAGCTGCTGCTGGTACAATCTTATCGGCTTCCCGAATCACATCCGCATACTTCGCCATCGAGAGATACACCCGCGTTTTCAGGGCAATAGCCGTGTTGCGGTGCGCCCGAGTCACGTTCAGGGTAGTAGCTGGTACGCTTTGCACAGCCGCCGTGTACGAAAGGGGCAAGTTCTGCTCAGCAAAGTCCAGGTCAGATAGAATCTGCGCGTACACTTCGGCTACTGAGCTGCGAGCCAGATCATTGTTCAGGGCGTTGGTTTCGGCTAGCAGGCGCAAGGGCAAGCCGGGCTTGCTACCGTTGCCATCCGCATAAGGCCGCGCATATAGCTGCAACAATGAGTAGTAGCAAAGTGCGCGCAGGAACCTGGCCTCGCCCTGATAGTTAGGCACCTTCTTCGCAGCAAAGTCAGCGGCGAACACGGGGGCCACAAACTTCGCCGAGTTGGCATCTAAGCCTGCCAGGAACACATTGGCCTGGTTAATAGCAGCGTAGGCCGAAGTCCAGAGGTTGATAACATCGTTCTGCGACGTTTCTGTAACGGTGTGGTTCCAAACGCTCAGCGCCGTTACGGCGTTGGAGGTACGGTTCACAAAGTCATTGGCGCGCACGTCGCCATATACCTGGTAACGCCCACCCAAAAAGCTACCCGTTTTTACGTAGCTATACAGACCATCCATCTGCAGCTCAATGCGGGCTGGTGTATCAAATACTACCTGGTCCGAAAACAGAGTTTTAGGAACCGGATCAAGCAAATCTTTCTGGCAGGAGGAACTTCCAAACGCCATAAGCGAGGAAATAACGGCTACCGTAACGTTTCTTTTTATAGATGTATGCATCAGAATGCTGTTTTTTGAAACCTAGAAACCAACGTTGAAGCCGGCCGTAAACGTGCGCGCCTGGCCTACTGAGTTGCGGTCGACGCCTGCACCCGTGTTACCGGTCTGGCCTACCGCGGTGTTGCTGGAAATCTCGGGGTCAATGCCGGAGTATTTCGTCAGCAGAGCGGCGTTTTGCACTTGCACGTAGAAACGGGCGCTAGCCATTTTCAGGCGGCCAACCAGCTCAGGGTTGAAGGTGTAGCCCAGGGTCACGTTGCGCAGACGGGCGAAGTCGCCTTTCTCCACGTTCGAGGACATCACCAGCGCCGATCCGTTCGATACGTTGTCGCCGTACACCACCCGTGGCCATTTAGCATCGGTATTTGCTTCCGTCCAGCGCTCCAGAATGTCTACATCGTTGTTCCAGAAGCGCTGGTCGTGTAGGCCAGACTTGGTGCCGTTGTAGATATAGTTGCCACCCGAATACTGGATGAACACGCCTAGGTCGAAGTTCTTCAAACGGAAGTTGTTGTCAAAACCACCGAACCACTTCGGCAATACAGGTCCATAATACTGCCCATCAGTAAGCTGAGTAGGAGCACTGGTATTTTTACCATCCAGCGTAGTCCAGCCTGTAGAGCCAGGACCGGTAGTCCCCAAGTGGTTGTACTGCACTACGGTACCATCAGCCTTCTGAATCATGCGCTGGCCGTTTGCTGGGTTCACACCCAACGACTTCACCGCCAGAATTTCGCCTACGGAGTGGCCTACGAGTGTGTAGTTCACCGTTTCCAGACCCGAGGTGGCCGTACCAATGCGCTGGCCTTCAGTGGCTAGCTCCAACACCCGGTTTTTCTGGGTAGTGAAGTTGCCGCTCATCGTCCAGCTGAAATCCTTCTTCTGGATGGCGTTGAACTTCAGGTTCACCTCAATACCCGTGTTGCGCATAGAGCCCACGTTGGAGTCGATGCTGTTGTTGGGCACGCCTTTCGATGGGGCCTGAGGCACGGGCAGAATCAGACCGTCCACCAGGTTGCGGTAGTACGTCACATCGCCCTGAATCCGGTCTTCCAGCAGCCCGAAGGTCATGCCGACATCGGTCTTCTTGCTGGTTTCCCAGGTGAGGGCAGGGTTGCCGGCCAGGTTGTAGAAGATACTAGCTGAGGGGCCGTACAGGCCAGATCCGTAGGTCTGTAGCGAAGCATAATCGCCGATACCCTGGCTGTTACCTACCTCACCATAGCTACCCGTGAATTTCAGGAAGTTAACAGAGCTCAGGAACGAAGCATTTTTCCAGAAACCTTCTTCTGAAACAATGTAGCCTACCGAGGCGCCATAGAAGTTACCCCACTTATCCGCCCAGGCCGAATAACCATCGCGGCGGAAGTTGATGGAGGCCAGATACTTCTTGCCGAAGTCGTAGTTCAGGCGGCTGAAATACGAGAGCAGATAGTTCTCGCCCTGGAAGTTACCCGCTACCGCGACGTTGGTAAAGTTGCCTTCGAAGGTGTTGAAGAAGTTATCGGCTACGCCCGTACGGTTGGCGCCCCACCGCAGAATCTCGGTGTGCTGCTGCTCACTACCTACCAAGAGGGAGAAGTTGTGATTGTCGCCAACGGTTTTGTCGTATTGCAGTGTGTTTTGCCAGTTCCAGCGCCGGTTGGTGCGGGAATAGTTAAGTGCCTGCCCACCCAATGAGTAACCGTCGCCGGCAATGGCCGTGTAGAATGCGCGGTCTTCGAAGTTGATGTTGTTGATACCGTAGGTAGTACGGGCGTTCAGGCCCGGAACTACTTCCCAGTTGGCATATACGCTACCCTCGATCTGGTTTCCATCGGAGCGGAAATAGTTGTTTTCCAGATCTACTACCGGGTTATAGTAACCAGGGTACAGAGCGGCGCCAGTCGGGCCGCCGGGGTTCAGGTTAGCGCCTGGGCCAATGCCAGCCTGGTAGGTGTTATAGCTGCCATCGGGGTTGAAGGCAGGCAGGTTAGGCGGCAACACCAGCGGCAAGCGGCCTAGGCCTGCCGTACCGAACGCACCATCGGCTACGGAACCGGAGTTGGGCGAAGAGTTTTTGGTATTGGAATAGCCGATACGAGCACCAATCGAGAAAGTCTTGTAGACCTTATGATCCAGGTTCAGACGAGCCGACATGCGCTTAAACTCGTTCTTCTCCAACATACCCTTCTGGTCGGAGTAGCCTACCGACGTGTAGTACGTCGTTTTTTCGGTACCTCCCGAGAAGTTGATGGTGTTGGAAGTAGCAAAGCCCGTGCGGTAGATGTAGTCATACCACTTGGTGTCCACAGTATTGCCGTTGCCATCAAGCGTAGGCCGGAAGCCCTCGACGTTGGTAGCAGCAGCCCCAATAGCAGCCCGGTTCGCGTTCAGGTTCCGAACGGCCTCGTTCTTAATATCCATGTACTGCTGGGCATTCAGCACATCGTAGAGACGTACTGGCTTCGATACCCCGGCCCACGAATCAAGGGAGATACGGCTCTGGCCGCGCTTTCCTTTTTTGGTGGTCACCAGAATAACGCCACCTGCCGCCCTAGAGCCATAGATAGCCGTAGCGGAGGCATCTTTCAGCACCTCCATGCTCTCAATATCGGCGGGGTTCAGGTTGCCGAGCGGGTTGTTGGCCACACTACCTACGGCGGAGCTGTTGCCGCTGAAGGCCGGGATACCATCAATTACGATAAGCGGCTCCGAGCTAAGCGAAATAGAGTTTACACCCCGTACCCGAATTACGGGCGGGTTGTTGAGCACACCGTTGGGGGTCGTGATGTTCACCCCGGAAGCACGACCCTGCAAGGCTTGGTCGAAGCTTTGTACCGGAGCCGTAGCAATTTCTTTCCCGCTAACGGTAGCAATGGAGCCCGTTAGCTCACGCTTGGTTTGGGTACCGTAGCCTACTACTACTACCTCATCTAGGCCAGTAGCATTTGAAGCCAAGGACACATTAATGGACGACTGTGTACCAATAGCTACCTCCTTAGAGGTATAGCCAATGAACGAGTACACCAGTGTTTTTGCGTCGGCTGGCACTGAGAGGGAGTACTTCCCATCCGTATCGGTAGAAGTGCCCTGTGAGCCTCCTTTTACAATAACTGTAACACCTGGCAGTGCTGCGCCATCGGCCGCAACTACTTGCCCGGAGACAGTCCGCGTTTGGGCCTGCACATCTTGGCCAGCCATTGCGAGAACCGTAAAAGGGAACAACAGTAATGTTTTCCTCATGTGTCCTGTGTTAAGATTGAGAATTTGCAGTGTTTGCACCCAATAACTAACACATTCATAACATTAGCAAAACTTATCAGATTAAATTTCAATTAATGCCTTATTTCATTGATGTATATTCAACAGATATATAATCTAAACCAATGGTAGCTTCTTGAATATATCACACCACTTTCTATCATAATTTTATATAACTTTTTTAATAAACACATCCATATTCCTAGCACCTATCTTCTTATTAGTCAGCCCACAGACTTTCGCAAAGTGTAAGTGCGTAATCACTTATATTATCCTATACGCGCATTTTATGCTTTGGACCCCCGAAAAGCCGCCTGCTTAGGTAGAGGGTTTAGTTTTAGCATTATAAAATTTGTCTGTAACTATTTCGGAGCCGAACAGTAACGGTGCCTAGCGGCACAAACCAGGCAGCACGCCCTTACTTAAAATAGTACAATTACATCCTGCGGCTCAATCCTCTTTTTCCTCTTGCCAGGCTGGCAAGAATTTAATTGGGGCGGTAGCGGCAGGAAACGCAGGAGCCTGGCAATTCCCCCACAGGTCTAGGCCACCTGCTGGGGCCCTAAACAGCAAAAAGCCCGACTGGAAAGTCGGGCTTTACTGAGATTCGGGTCTGCATCAAGGGGTGCCCGAGACCGGAATCTCTCTTTCCGGATGGGTACTTGAGCAGGTGGTTTTGAAGTGGGGCGTACTGGGCTCGAACCAGTGACCCCTACCTTGTCGAGGTAATGCTCTGAACCAACTGAGCTAACGCCCCTACAAAACCAGGCTGGCGGCCGTAAAGAGCCAAAGGTAAAATTATGGGGCATATTCTTCTAGTATTTCCTGGTGTAAAATTTATGCTTTGCTGGGCTACACCCTGTAACCTTCTGTCGGGGAGTTAGTATAGCGCTTTACCGATGCCTCCCCTGGTACAGTGCCAGAACCGGTTATTCTCTATTTGCTTCACCGCCCCTCACTATGAAAAAAGCAGCACTCCTCCTCTCACTCTGCGCTCTTAGCACCGCCGCCGTAGCTCAAACCGAAGGCCCCCGCGCTGGTGGCATTGCCTCTTCTACGGATTACTCGCCGGGCACCAGCGACTCGCGCAACAACGGCTTTGGGGTGAAGGGTGGTTTTACCGCCTCCAACTTCCGCGGCGACGACAAGAAGAACTTCGGCAACGAGGGTATCTACAACACCTTCCATGCTGGCGTGTACTCTCAGTTTGGTTTCAACGATAAGTTCTCTATCCAGCCCGAAATACTGTACAGCCGCCAGGGCTTCAAGGGCAGCAACCCCGCCAATACCGCCCAGACGGGCTCCTATACCACCCGCCTCGACTACCTGCAGGTGCCAGTGTTGCTGGTGTACAACTTCCTCGATAACGTGAGTGTGCACGTAGGCCCGCAGGTATCGTTGCTGACCAAAGTAAAGGAAGGCGACCGGGAACGTAAAATCGCCGACGACAACAATGTGTACGGCTACAGCTACAACAGCCTCGACTACGGTCTGGCTGCCGGCCTGGAAGCACGCGTAGGCCCCGCCCGCGTAGGTGGCCGCTACACCGCTGGTTTCGCCGATATCATTCAGGATCAGGACTTGTCCAAGACGGGTACCAAAACGGTTAGCGCTATCAAAAACGGCATGTTCCAGGTATACCTAGGCCTGGGCATTTCCAACTAAGTACAACTGTTTCCGTTTCGTACATAGTAACAAGAGGAAGCCCGCTGGGCTTCCTCTTTTGCGTTGTCTGGCTTACTCAATTTGCGGCATTCCATGGTGGCTCCTTTCCTGTTGTTTCTCTCTGAACCCACCTCTGCTGCGCTGCAGCTTATTAACCACGCCCGCGAACTGCTGGCCGAGCGAGGTATGGCTGTGCTGGGCACCTGGGGCTTGCTGAACCTGGTGGTGAGTGGCTACCTAGCCAAGCGAGCAGCTCCTCGCTCCGAAGACTACTACTTCCACCTGATGAATATCGGCTGGAACATGGTGAACGTGCTGCTGGCCGTGTGGGGCATTCTGCGCGCCCACCCCGCGCAAGTGGCCTCCATGACGCTGCCGGAAAGCCTGGCAGCGCAGTTCGACTTCGAGAAGATTCTGCTCTTTAATGCGGGCCTCGATGTGGCCTACGTGTGCATCGGCAGCTGGCTGCGGGCCCGCGCCGACTCAGCGGATGAGCGGCCAGAGCGTCTGGCAGGTTTTGGCCGCTCTCTGTGGCTGCAAGGCGGATTCCTGTTTCTGTTTGATGTGGGCTTTTATCTGGTGTATCACCCATTTGCCGGACAACTACTGGCGGAACTCCCGTAGGCCACTGCGCAAAAACGCCCCACTAGCCGCTAGGCCAGTGGGGCGTTTTTTTCTAGGCTAAGCCAACTCAGTGGGTGGCCTAGGCGTGGGCTTTTTCCTTTACCAGGGCTTCCTTGATCTTCTCATTGAAGTTGGGAATATCCTGGGGGTTGCGGCTCGTGATGAGGTTACCATCTACCACCACCGTTTCGTCCACCCAGGTAGCTCCGGCGTTCTTAATATCGGTTTTGAGGCTGGGCCAGCTGGTGAGCTTTTTACCGCGCACTACATCGGCCTCAATCAGCGTCCAGGGGCCGTGGCAAATGGCGGCTACGGGCTTGCCGGAGCGCACAAACTCACCGATGAAGCTGATGACGGCCGCTTCGGTACGCAACACGTCGGGGTTCATCTGGCCGCCGGGCAGCACCAGGGCATCGTAGTCGGCCACTCTCACATCGCCGATTACTTTATCTACTGATACTTTGTCGCCCCAATCTTTCTCGTCCCAGCCCTTAATAGAGCCGCTTTTCAGGGAAATGACGTGGGTTTCGGCGCCTTCACCTTCCAGGTATTTCTTGGGCTTTTCCAGTTCCGACTGCTCAAAACCGTCGGTAGCAATAATGGCTATTTTCCTGCCTTTCAAGGCGTCGCTTCCAAAGAGGCTCATATCCGTTTGTGTTTATGTTCGAGAATAAAAAAGCCAGCGCTACACAGGGCAGCACTGGCTTTTATCTAACGAAAGCCCCCAACAGTGGTTGTGAAAACGGGCTCTCTTGTTGAGCTTATTGACCTATAAAATTGTGGCCTAGGCCACTACCGGGTTACTCGTTGCGCTCGTGCTTAAGCTGTTTGCGCAGGCGCTTCACGCGGTCATCGAAACCGTCGGGGTCGTAGCTGATGTCCTCCACATCTAGCTCGTCCAGCATATCCATCAGGTCATCATTGTGCTCGGTGCGGGTGCCGCCGGGCACTTTCACAAACGCCATCTCCGACCACAGCACGGCCTTCAGGCGCAGGCCGTCCTCGCTGAGCATCTGCATTTCTACCACCAAGTTGGAGTTATCGAAATGGATGAGCTGGGTCCGGATACGCACTATTTCGGCGTGCTGGGCGGGGCGCAGGTAGGCCAGGTGGTGCTTGGTGATAACCCAGGCGGCGCCCAGGTCGCGGGATATCTGGCCCAGGTTGAGGGCGTAATGCTGAATGGTGTGCTCCTCGCGGGCATTCAGAAAATAGTCGAGGTAGCGGGCGTTGTTGAGGTGGCCTAGCATATCGCAATCCTGAAAGCGGATGCGGTGAGTGGTTTCGGGTGTGCGCACCAAAGATTTGGCAGCCATACGGAGAGCAGTTGGTAGAAAGAGCAAAGGTCTGGAATTGGCAGCAGAGTGGCCTAGGCCACTCTGCTCTACCCTTCTGTTGCTGAGGGCGCGGAAGACAAAGGGAATATATTGGCCAGCGTGACGTGCGGCCGGGGCTTGCGCTTGGGCGCGGGCTTATCGAACACCACCAGCATTTCCTGCTCACTCAGCAGCGCCATACCCTCGGCGCGGTCGAGGTGTGGCAGATGAGGTACATCAAAGAGGCGCTCCAGCTGATCGGCGGGCGTGAGGCTGTCGTGGGCCTGAAACAGAGCATTGCGCCAGCGGTACACGGCAATGGTGCCATCGAGGTCCATGGTGGGACCGGCCAGAATCAGCAGGTCAGTGCCTTGCTGGCGGATTTCGCGGATCCCCATTCCGCGCAAATCCAGGAAGTGCTTCTTGTACAGCTTGTGCTCCCCGCCTTCTACCTGGCCCAGCCGAAGCTGGCCCTTCTTATGGTCTTCGGGCCTGATTTCGAGCACTATAGCCCAGCCATGCAGCACTGGCCCACGCAACCCCAGAAACAGCCGGCCATCGGGCGAAGCCGCTAGCCCTTCAACATCGAAACCATTGTCTTTGGCGGGCACCTTCAGCATGGGGCCGATGTGCTTATCTTTCGCCAGCACCTGCAGTAGCTCGTTGGTGCCTTTCGTGTCGCCGCGGAGCTGGGCCGCACGCAGCTTCTGGTCGGGCGCGGTGGGGTGCGGGGCAGATTTCAGCAGTTCGAAGTCGCCGGTCTTGGCATTTTGCACCAGCGGAATGCGCGCCAGCAGGCAGCGGTTGGGCGCCACCTGAATCTTGGCGAGCCGCCCAATTTGCTTGGCAATATTGGGGTCTTCGGGCTTGGCATTCTTACGCTTGATGCTGTGCGAGCCCATCACCCAAAGGTAGTTTTCGGCTTCGCCCATACCCTCCAGATCCACTTCTTCGGTGGCTTTTTCGGGTAGGTCTACCAAGTCGGCCAGCTTATAGCTGCAATGCTTGCCAAAGCTACGCGGTCCGGTACGCCGCAACCGTTCAATTGTAGTGCGCTCATCGCAACATACCCAGAGGTTATTGCCGGTTATAACGGCCGCCGAAAGGCCGTCGCGAACGTCGTCGCCGTTGGGGTTGATGCTCAGCTTCGGATCGAAGCGCAAAGTGTAGGGAGGGGAGGGCATATGAGGGGACGTGAGGCAGTAACCTACAAACGGCCCCGCCTCCGTGGGGTTGTAGGCCACTGCTCTGTGCTCTTCCGGGCACTATAATAAGTGTATCAAGCAGCGTCGAGCCCCTACCCTAATCCCTTTGGTGGAAAGGTTGGAATGGGGCCTCGGTGCTGCTTGATACGCTATTTTCAAAAGAAACCCTGGCTGTCCTCTAACTCAGTGCCCTACCCCTTCGCGCCACAGCTGCGGCGCACCTTTTCCAGGCGCTGCACCAGGTCGCGCACTACGGCTTCATCGGTGGTGTACACGGGCATTTCCAGGGTGGTAGAGTCGGATTTGCCTGGGGGCTGGCGCTTGATTTTTATCTCGTAGTAGTGGCGGTCTTTCTTGTCGTTGTGGGCTGGCACGTAGGTCAGGCTGGTTACTTGGCTCCATTCTACGCCCAGGCGCAGCTCAAACTCCACTTTGTCATCGGACTTCACGGCCCAATCGGCCCCGTTTTTCTGGTGGCTGACCTGGAAGTTGCCCGACTCACCACTGCCGGCTGTGCGGTATTTCCGGATGACCTCAGTGAAGTGGCAATTGCTGAGCGTGGCCCTGATTTCAGTGGCGGGTTCGTCGGGGTCGCGGGCCAGTTCGTTGAGGCGGCGGGTCAGGGCCTGTACTTCCGCGGAAGATTGGGCCTGGGCAACGGTGCCCGCCAGAAGCAGGCCGGCCAGAAGCAGTAGCTTTTTCATACTATTCAGCACACAAAAGTGAGACATTCCCCTGCGCCCGGCAGTGGGCCCCAGCGGTAACACCAGGGCAGATGCAGCAGGCTTCGAAAGGGTTGCCTGGGCTTTGTAGGCCAGTTGATTAGCGTCGTATTCCGCTATCTTCCGCCCATGAATAAACCGCCACAAATTGTCTGGATTACGGGTGCCTCCACGGGCATCGGCGAAGCGCTGGCCTACGAGTACGCCCGCCAAGGAGCCAGGCTGGTGCTCTCAGCGCGCAACCGGGCGGCGCTGGAAAAAGTGGCCGCCGCGTGTGCCCCCGCCGAAACGCTGGTACTCCCGCTTGATCTGGCGCAGCCCCTCGATTTTCCCGCCGCTGTAGGTCAGGTGCTGGCGCAGTTCGGGCGGCTCGATATTCTGATCAACAACGGCGGCATCAGTCAACGCTCCCTGGCGCTGGAAACTGGCCTAGACGTAGACCGCCGCCTGATGGAAGTGAACTACTTCGGCACAATGGCTCTCACGAAAACGGTATTGCCGCACCTGCTACGACAGGGCGCCGGACGGGTGGCCGTAGTAAGCAGCCTGGTAGGCAAATTCGGGACGCCCTACCGCTCGGCCTATGCAGCTTCCAAACACGCGCTGCATGGCTTTTTCGACTCGTTGCGGGCAGAACTGACGGTCACTGGCGTGGGCATCACCATTATTTGCCCGGGCTTTATTCGCACGGGCGTTTCTATAAACGCCCTCACCGGCGACGGCACTCCCCTCGGCACCATGGATGAGGCCACGGCGAAAGGCCTGGCTCCCGCCGACTTCGCCCGGCAAGCCGCCCACGCCATCGCACAAGGACGCAACGAGGTGTACATAGGAGGCCGCGAAACCTGGGGCGTGCTGCTGAAACGGCTGGCACCGGGACTATTCACACGGTTTTTAAGTCGCGCGAAAGTGCGCTAGGCTAGTCCCGCAACAGTACCTGTAAACAAAAACGTCATTCCGAGCTTGCCGAGGAATCTCGCGTGCTGACGCATGGATTACTATTGCAACATCAGCACGCGAGATTCCTCGGCAAGCTCGGAATGACGTTCTACTATCACTTCTTATTCGTTTGTACTTCTATATATAGTGGCCTACTGCCCGGCTTTGCGGGCGCGCATCTG
Proteins encoded in this region:
- a CDS encoding acyl-CoA thioesterase; translated protein: MAAKSLVRTPETTHRIRFQDCDMLGHLNNARYLDYFLNAREEHTIQHYALNLGQISRDLGAAWVITKHHLAYLRPAQHAEIVRIRTQLIHFDNSNLVVEMQMLSEDGLRLKAVLWSEMAFVKVPGGTRTEHNDDLMDMLDELDVEDISYDPDGFDDRVKRLRKQLKHERNE
- a CDS encoding SusC/RagA family TonB-linked outer membrane protein codes for the protein MRKTLLLFPFTVLAMAGQDVQAQTRTVSGQVVAADGAALPGVTVIVKGGSQGTSTDTDGKYSLSVPADAKTLVYSFIGYTSKEVAIGTQSSINVSLASNATGLDEVVVVGYGTQTKRELTGSIATVSGKEIATAPVQSFDQALQGRASGVNITTPNGVLNNPPVIRVRGVNSISLSSEPLIVIDGIPAFSGNSSAVGSVANNPLGNLNPADIESMEVLKDASATAIYGSRAAGGVILVTTKKGKRGQSRISLDSWAGVSKPVRLYDVLNAQQYMDIKNEAVRNLNANRAAIGAAATNVEGFRPTLDGNGNTVDTKWYDYIYRTGFATSNTINFSGGTEKTTYYTSVGYSDQKGMLEKNEFKRMSARLNLDHKVYKTFSIGARIGYSNTKNSSPNSGSVADGAFGTAGLGRLPLVLPPNLPAFNPDGSYNTYQAGIGPGANLNPGGPTGAALYPGYYNPVVDLENNYFRSDGNQIEGSVYANWEVVPGLNARTTYGINNINFEDRAFYTAIAGDGYSLGGQALNYSRTNRRWNWQNTLQYDKTVGDNHNFSLLVGSEQQHTEILRWGANRTGVADNFFNTFEGNFTNVAVAGNFQGENYLLSYFSRLNYDFGKKYLASINFRRDGYSAWADKWGNFYGASVGYIVSEEGFWKNASFLSSVNFLKFTGSYGEVGNSQGIGDYASLQTYGSGLYGPSASIFYNLAGNPALTWETSKKTDVGMTFGLLEDRIQGDVTYYRNLVDGLILPVPQAPSKGVPNNSIDSNVGSMRNTGIEVNLKFNAIQKKDFSWTMSGNFTTQKNRVLELATEGQRIGTATSGLETVNYTLVGHSVGEILAVKSLGVNPANGQRMIQKADGTVVQYNHLGTTGPGSTGWTTLDGKNTSAPTQLTDGQYYGPVLPKWFGGFDNNFRLKNFDLGVFIQYSGGNYIYNGTKSGLHDQRFWNNDVDILERWTEANTDAKWPRVVYGDNVSNGSALVMSSNVEKGDFARLRNVTLGYTFNPELVGRLKMASARFYVQVQNAALLTKYSGIDPEISSNTAVGQTGNTGAGVDRNSVGQARTFTAGFNVGF
- a CDS encoding DUF3616 domain-containing protein, with amino-acid sequence MPSPPYTLRFDPKLSINPNGDDVRDGLSAAVITGNNLWVCCDERTTIERLRRTGPRSFGKHCSYKLADLVDLPEKATEEVDLEGMGEAENYLWVMGSHSIKRKNAKPEDPNIAKQIGRLAKIQVAPNRCLLARIPLVQNAKTGDFELLKSAPHPTAPDQKLRAAQLRGDTKGTNELLQVLAKDKHIGPMLKVPAKDNGFDVEGLAASPDGRLFLGLRGPVLHGWAIVLEIRPEDHKKGQLRLGQVEGGEHKLYKKHFLDLRGMGIREIRQQGTDLLILAGPTMDLDGTIAVYRWRNALFQAHDSLTPADQLERLFDVPHLPHLDRAEGMALLSEQEMLVVFDKPAPKRKPRPHVTLANIFPLSSAPSATEG
- a CDS encoding DUF6992 family protein encodes the protein MVAPFLLFLSEPTSAALQLINHARELLAERGMAVLGTWGLLNLVVSGYLAKRAAPRSEDYYFHLMNIGWNMVNVLLAVWGILRAHPAQVASMTLPESLAAQFDFEKILLFNAGLDVAYVCIGSWLRARADSADERPERLAGFGRSLWLQGGFLFLFDVGFYLVYHPFAGQLLAELP
- a CDS encoding porin family protein is translated as MKKAALLLSLCALSTAAVAQTEGPRAGGIASSTDYSPGTSDSRNNGFGVKGGFTASNFRGDDKKNFGNEGIYNTFHAGVYSQFGFNDKFSIQPEILYSRQGFKGSNPANTAQTGSYTTRLDYLQVPVLLVYNFLDNVSVHVGPQVSLLTKVKEGDRERKIADDNNVYGYSYNSLDYGLAAGLEARVGPARVGGRYTAGFADIIQDQDLSKTGTKTVSAIKNGMFQVYLGLGISN
- a CDS encoding histone deacetylase family protein, translated to MLSIAWAPLYAHPLPANHRFPMLKYELLPEQLVREGTVPESAFFRAVPPDDATVLLTHDADYYQRLRHGSLTRQEERATGFPWSTQLFEREVTILGGTLECTRRALLHGVALNIAGGTHHAFRDRGEGFCLLNDQAAAANYLLGHPELGVSRILIIDLDVHQGNGTAAIFEHEPRVFTFSMHGARNYPHRKERSDLDLPLPDHTDDATYLALLRETLPRLLDEHQPDFVFYLSGVDVLATDKLGHLSLTREGCRQRDQYVLESCHQHRLPVVVCMGGGYSVRIADIVEAHANTFRVAADLWS
- a CDS encoding type 1 glutamine amidotransferase domain-containing protein, producing the protein MSLFGSDALKGRKIAIIATDGFEQSELEKPKKYLEGEGAETHVISLKSGSIKGWDEKDWGDKVSVDKVIGDVRVADYDALVLPGGQMNPDVLRTEAAVISFIGEFVRSGKPVAAICHGPWTLIEADVVRGKKLTSWPSLKTDIKNAGATWVDETVVVDGNLITSRNPQDIPNFNEKIKEALVKEKAHA
- a CDS encoding RagB/SusD family nutrient uptake outer membrane protein is translated as MAFGSSSCQKDLLDPVPKTLFSDQVVFDTPARIELQMDGLYSYVKTGSFLGGRYQVYGDVRANDFVNRTSNAVTALSVWNHTVTETSQNDVINLWTSAYAAINQANVFLAGLDANSAKFVAPVFAADFAAKKVPNYQGEARFLRALCYYSLLQLYARPYADGNGSKPGLPLRLLAETNALNNDLARSSVAEVYAQILSDLDFAEQNLPLSYTAAVQSVPATTLNVTRAHRNTAIALKTRVYLSMAKYADVIREADKIVPAAAPFTAATGVPNSLNASIAAVFAPPQETTESILSFPFTAQNTPGTQNQLAYYFSPGPIGNGEYGLNTGAGGILSNPAWAATDARRTNFVTVVNSESFLKKYATGSPYTDKAPVIRYAEVLLSLAEARFRTAGPTDARALALLNAVRTRSNPAGAYAAFASTTEAVDAVLLERRIEFLGEGIRNIDIMRLNATIPGKGTVSAVAPDNPLYVWPIPATELATNRAMTRN